The Candidatus Aminicenantes bacterium genome includes a region encoding these proteins:
- a CDS encoding histidine triad nucleotide-binding protein has protein sequence MESCIFCKIVGKEIPTVFILEDELAVSFKDIEPQAPLHLLVVPRQHVASLNEVRDERLLGHLLAFAYKTAAKAGLNQYRLVINTGRDAGQAVFHLHLHILGGRKLGWPPG, from the coding sequence ATGGAGTCGTGCATCTTTTGCAAGATTGTGGGCAAAGAGATCCCGACCGTCTTCATCCTCGAGGACGAGCTGGCGGTCAGCTTCAAGGACATCGAGCCCCAGGCTCCGCTCCACCTCCTGGTCGTACCGCGCCAGCATGTCGCTTCCCTGAACGAGGTGCGCGACGAACGCCTGCTGGGCCATTTGCTCGCTTTTGCTTATAAGACGGCCGCGAAGGCCGGGCTGAATCAATACCGCCTGGTGATCAACACCGGGCGTGACGCCGGGCAGGCCGTTTTTCACCTGCACCTGCACATACTCGGCGGCCGCAAGCTGGGCTGGCCCCCGGGCTGA
- a CDS encoding metal-dependent hydrolase, which yields MKITWLGHSALKIEGSKIVFIDPFLTNNPKASLRAQDITRADVVAVSHDHGDHLGDSYAICRKTGATLVALYEIALDAEAKQVKAEAMGIGGTVRVAGVDISLVPAFHSGGLGGTAAGIVVAMDGKTVYHAGDTGLTLEMKLIGEMYRPDIAFLPIDGRFNMTPRLAAKAVELLRVPRVVPIHYDTFPAIQSSAAEFRKLVGTASVVTVLAPGESIEL from the coding sequence ATGAAAATCACCTGGCTTGGACACTCGGCCCTAAAGATCGAGGGCAGCAAGATTGTTTTCATCGATCCCTTTTTAACCAACAACCCCAAGGCGTCGCTGCGCGCCCAGGACATCACCCGCGCCGACGTGGTGGCGGTCAGCCACGACCATGGCGACCATCTGGGTGACAGCTACGCCATTTGCCGCAAAACCGGGGCTACCCTGGTCGCCCTCTATGAGATCGCCCTCGACGCTGAGGCGAAGCAGGTCAAGGCCGAAGCCATGGGCATCGGCGGCACGGTGCGTGTCGCCGGGGTGGACATTTCGCTCGTCCCGGCTTTCCACAGCGGCGGGCTCGGCGGCACCGCGGCCGGCATCGTCGTGGCCATGGACGGCAAGACCGTCTACCATGCCGGCGACACCGGGCTGACCCTGGAGATGAAGCTGATCGGCGAAATGTACCGCCCCGACATCGCCTTCCTGCCCATCGACGGCCGCTTCAACATGACCCCGCGCCTGGCCGCCAAGGCGGTCGAGCTGCTGCGCGTGCCCCGGGTCGTCCCCATCCATTACGACACCTTCCCCGCCATCCAGTCGTCCGCGGCCGAGTTTCGGAAGCTGGTCGGGACGGCCAGCGTCGTGACCGTGCTGGCTC